The Bifidobacterium coryneforme genome segment CTGCGGCGCCGTCCTGATCGTCCTCCTCAGTCTGGTCAAGGTGCCCAAGGACGCCATGGAGCGCGCCGAGGGTATCGACGATACCGAAGTGGGCGACAAGGAAGAGCTGGAGATCACCAAGGAGGACTTCGCCCGCAACACCTGGCGCAACCGCAGCTTCTGGGGTCTCGTCCTGCTGGTTATCGGTTCCGCCACCATGTACGACGTGTTCGATCAGCAGTTCGCCAACTACTTCTCGAAGATGTTCGTCGAATCCAACATGGGCAACCTGGCCCAGGGCGAAGCCCTCTTCGCCAAGGTCGTGTCGGTGCAGATCCTGCTTGAGGCCTTCTTCATGCTCTTCATGCCCGCTCTGATCAACAAGATCGGCGCAAAGACCGGCCTGATCATCTACGGCTCGATTCTCTTCATCAGGGTCCTGGGCTGCGCCTTCATCGCCAGTGTTCCCATGCTGATCTTCTGGCGTCTGCTCGCCTCCCTGGAGATGCCCTTCATGCTGGTCTCGGTCATGAAGTACATCACCAGAATCTTCGATAAGAAGATGTCCGCCACGGTCTATATGTACGGGTTCGGCACAGCCAAACAGATCGGTGTCTCCATCTTCTCGATCGGCATGGGTGTGATGATCACCTCCATGGGCTTCAAGCACGCCTACCTGGTGCTGGCCGTCGTCATTGCCGTGCTCATCCTGCTCGGTTCCTCGCTGATGCGCTCTGACACCAAGGTCATGCATGCCGCGGAATCGGTTAAGGCCGTCGCCGACTGACCTTTTTTGCGGGATGTATCATAAGATGGCCCCTTGCTCGGGTGGAGCGAGGGGCCTTCGCATGTTTGCCGGGACATCCGGTCGGTGCAGGAAAGGCGGGGTATGCGGGACAAGCCGATGACCATCAGGGATATCGCGAAGGAGGCCGGGGTCTCCAGGGCGACGGTATCGCGCTTCCTCAATGGGGGGCACTGGGTCAGCGAAGAGTCGGCCAATCGTATCCAGGAAGTCATCGACCGTACCGACTACGTGGCCAACGAGCGGGCCCGATCCCTGGCCACGGGACGTTCCAATTCAGTGGCCTTCCTGCTTGGGGAGCCCCAGGAGCTTCTCTTCGCGGATCCGAACTTCTCCACCCTGCTCAGGTCCATTGCCGATGAGCTGGGCCGCAAGGGCATGTCGCTGATCATGATGACGACCGACAATGAAAACGAGAACAGGCGCAACCTGAAATACCTGCGTGGCGGGCACGTCGACGGGGTGCTTCTCGTTGCCTGGCATCTCGGCGTGCGCAAGGGGCTGATCCACTCCCTGCACGCCATGGAGATGCCGGTGGTCGTTGCCGAATACCCCAGTGTCGACAGTGACTCCACCAGTTATGTGCACGTGGACGACTACCGTGGCGCCATCCACGCCACCCGGTACCTGGCTGAACGTGGTGCAGGGTCCATAGGCATGATTGCCGGCCCCGAGGGTCCATCAGGCACCCTGGCCCGTGTACGCGGATACCGCGATGTGGTCAAGGACATGACGGGGGAGCCGGCCTGGATAGAGCACGGCGATTACTCCAAGGACAGCGGGCATGACGCCGCCCTGCGTCTTCTTGACCGCGCTCCGGACCTGGATGGGATTTTCGCCTCGTCGGATCTGATGGCTGTCGGTGCCATGCAGGCCTTGAGGGAGCGAGGCAAGAGCGTGCCGGGCGATGTGCAGGTGATTGGATTCGATGATCAGCCCCTGGCCCAGATATCCGAACCGCCCCTGACCACTATGCGCCAGCCTTTCGCCGAAATCGGCAAGCGTATGGTCGATCAGCTGCTCGTTCTTCTTGAGGGCGGTCTTCCGGTAGGCACCACCCTTCCCCTTGAGTTGATTGTTCG includes the following:
- a CDS encoding oligosaccharide MFS transporter; this translates as MKSLRRPVFWNFGLLFFFYFATWQLSATFLPMWLQDTAGMNATHIGMLNTIAAVGALILQPIFGPLQDKLALRKNLFYFVVICILFVGPLFNWVFLPLIHFNEILGAIVAGAYLSLCLNGGVGIVEAYNERSSRAYDFEYGHARLFGSLAGACASFVGGYMYSANPSSIFWGMTFCGAVLIVLLSLVKVPKDAMERAEGIDDTEVGDKEELEITKEDFARNTWRNRSFWGLVLLVIGSATMYDVFDQQFANYFSKMFVESNMGNLAQGEALFAKVVSVQILLEAFFMLFMPALINKIGAKTGLIIYGSILFIRVLGCAFIASVPMLIFWRLLASLEMPFMLVSVMKYITRIFDKKMSATVYMYGFGTAKQIGVSIFSIGMGVMITSMGFKHAYLVLAVVIAVLILLGSSLMRSDTKVMHAAESVKAVAD
- a CDS encoding LacI family DNA-binding transcriptional regulator yields the protein MRDKPMTIRDIAKEAGVSRATVSRFLNGGHWVSEESANRIQEVIDRTDYVANERARSLATGRSNSVAFLLGEPQELLFADPNFSTLLRSIADELGRKGMSLIMMTTDNENENRRNLKYLRGGHVDGVLLVAWHLGVRKGLIHSLHAMEMPVVVAEYPSVDSDSTSYVHVDDYRGAIHATRYLAERGAGSIGMIAGPEGPSGTLARVRGYRDVVKDMTGEPAWIEHGDYSKDSGHDAALRLLDRAPDLDGIFASSDLMAVGAMQALRERGKSVPGDVQVIGFDDQPLAQISEPPLTTMRQPFAEIGKRMVDQLLVLLEGGLPVGTTLPLELIVRQTTR